The following proteins come from a genomic window of Pseudomonas sp. WJP1:
- a CDS encoding O-antigen ligase domain-containing protein, which produces MGSSGLKPGKITVTSYFGAVLCLFLLSFVVGWSSKWTNNLFYGLMVVPGLVFLIKERGAGLFRQPLALGWLVFILWFLVPATIAGQMQFFKHVFYVMMFVMVVGAFSDPRFFRSPGFVRAQFWILALYIFCCALYSWATNEYAIGSRVALLPARLQNVIYASIWLLCALALALPCWFREHRWIESALAIVFSLFAVTFVLQTRTAFVGVAFLLGIWLLYGLYYKPRLVGSMVAISLVVIGVLFLIVHDEAWYRSLWTRGDSYRIELFHIMVGEWRNCGWLLGCGVNFHTDQLLDGWMPIQHPHNIFVALGLYSGAVALFLFIGLMAATLWQAWRLRDAWGMYLACALVMLNFDGSLLIGNPDELWPLVLLPGAMILGRVLKSQRIALA; this is translated from the coding sequence ATGGGATCTAGCGGCCTGAAGCCAGGAAAGATCACCGTCACGTCGTATTTCGGAGCAGTGCTCTGCCTGTTCTTGTTGAGCTTTGTGGTGGGCTGGTCTTCGAAGTGGACCAACAATCTGTTCTACGGCCTGATGGTGGTACCGGGTCTGGTGTTCCTGATCAAGGAGCGAGGTGCAGGCTTGTTCAGGCAGCCGCTGGCGCTGGGCTGGCTGGTGTTCATCCTTTGGTTTCTGGTGCCGGCAACCATTGCCGGGCAGATGCAGTTTTTCAAGCACGTGTTCTACGTGATGATGTTCGTCATGGTCGTGGGGGCCTTCAGCGATCCACGGTTTTTCCGCAGCCCGGGGTTTGTGCGTGCGCAGTTCTGGATCCTGGCGTTGTATATCTTCTGTTGTGCCCTCTACAGTTGGGCCACCAATGAATATGCAATCGGCAGCCGGGTGGCGCTGTTGCCGGCACGCTTGCAGAACGTCATCTACGCCAGTATCTGGCTGCTGTGCGCGCTGGCGCTGGCTTTGCCATGCTGGTTCAGGGAGCATCGCTGGATCGAAAGTGCACTGGCCATCGTCTTTTCGCTGTTTGCGGTGACCTTTGTGCTGCAAACGCGTACTGCGTTTGTCGGGGTCGCGTTCCTGCTGGGCATATGGTTGCTTTACGGCCTCTACTACAAGCCGCGACTGGTCGGCAGCATGGTAGCGATCAGCCTGGTGGTTATCGGTGTGCTGTTCCTGATCGTGCACGACGAAGCCTGGTATCGGTCGCTCTGGACCCGCGGCGATTCGTATCGCATCGAGCTCTTTCACATCATGGTCGGCGAGTGGCGCAACTGTGGCTGGTTGCTGGGCTGTGGCGTTAATTTCCACACCGATCAGTTGCTCGATGGTTGGATGCCGATCCAACACCCGCACAACATCTTTGTGGCGCTGGGGTTGTACAGCGGCGCGGTGGCACTGTTTTTGTTCATCGGGCTGATGGCGGCCACGCTTTGGCAAGCCTGGCGTCTGCGCGATGCCTGGGGCATGTACCTGGCATGTGCGCTGGTCATGTTGAACTTCGATGGGAGCTTGTTGATTGGCAACCCTGACGAGTTGTGGCCGTTGGTGCTGCTGCCTGGGGCGATGATCCTCGGGCGAGTGCTCAAGTCGCAGCGTATCGCACTGGCATGA
- a CDS encoding glycosyltransferase family A protein — translation MLFSETSDISVVITSCGRFDLLKRTLETFDRFNTAPIRKVFITEDSGDRAVEACIPEHWRAHTQFFINNPRLGQLKSIDAAYAQVQTSWIFHCEDDWDFYREGFIEESQCLLEEDPQALQVWLRSFNHDLMVHSPYVFLSERKVSHGIPFYVLGSQKADWQGFSFNPGLRRRADYLAHAPYSGFSGEKDLSRLYAAQNRYALILENDAVLHTGFGEHVVVPQERVNKLRRKRVDRLKLIAALVFGLVAGWVLHGI, via the coding sequence ATGCTGTTTAGCGAGACTAGCGACATTTCGGTTGTCATCACCAGTTGCGGTCGCTTCGATTTATTGAAGCGAACCTTGGAAACCTTTGACCGGTTCAACACGGCTCCCATCCGTAAAGTGTTCATTACCGAAGACTCTGGCGACCGTGCCGTGGAGGCTTGTATTCCGGAACACTGGAGGGCGCATACCCAGTTTTTCATCAACAATCCGCGTCTGGGTCAGTTGAAGTCCATCGATGCTGCCTATGCTCAGGTGCAGACGTCGTGGATTTTCCACTGCGAGGATGACTGGGACTTCTATCGCGAAGGGTTCATCGAAGAGTCCCAGTGCCTGCTGGAGGAAGATCCACAGGCGCTTCAGGTGTGGCTGCGCAGCTTCAATCACGACCTGATGGTCCACAGTCCTTATGTGTTCCTCAGCGAGCGCAAGGTCAGCCACGGCATTCCATTTTATGTGCTGGGTTCGCAAAAGGCCGACTGGCAGGGCTTTTCCTTCAATCCTGGCCTGCGGCGCCGTGCGGACTACCTGGCCCATGCCCCGTACTCGGGATTCTCCGGAGAAAAAGACCTGTCGCGCCTGTATGCCGCGCAGAACCGCTATGCGTTGATTCTGGAAAACGATGCGGTTCTGCACACGGGCTTCGGTGAACACGTAGTGGTTCCGCAGGAGCGCGTGAATAAGTTGCGACGTAAACGTGTCGATCGACTCAAACTGATCGCGGCCCTTGTTTTCGGTCTTGTAGCAGGTTGGGTACTCCATGGGATCTAG
- a CDS encoding metal ABC transporter ATPase has translation MPRTLIRKNPSNFKTLPLFVEATPEGLSYQSVGRPLNFAQILQRRRPVTVADTERFSLELANLGVSVRLTLHWQNRDYWVLVRQRRQDRGDVVLKLISGYVPAHELNLPLHTAIQEIAEECLLETPEGWLGGRFNDTWLPAPYSSALHYREALPFRLSPLSGSARPVRCANLPLIERPRAYVHLPTASLQLIYDLRLEVPKEAKSLSLFHVDERLEGDQLVARLDRKRPDLYLMPLRDGHPTAELYTLKKDQLHSASTRGLYLAESFARQEGWLVKDERIRWKDWVRQQGLTPPGKDSGLALLRGKAKQLLKKIVPRKKVSS, from the coding sequence CCGCGTACGCTCATTAGAAAGAATCCGAGCAACTTCAAGACCCTGCCGTTATTCGTCGAAGCGACTCCCGAAGGCCTGAGTTATCAGAGCGTCGGGAGGCCGTTGAATTTCGCCCAGATCCTGCAACGTCGGCGTCCGGTGACCGTCGCCGATACGGAGCGGTTTTCCCTTGAATTGGCCAACCTCGGGGTATCGGTACGCCTGACACTGCATTGGCAGAATCGCGATTACTGGGTGCTGGTGCGTCAACGGCGGCAGGACCGCGGCGACGTGGTGCTCAAGCTGATCTCCGGCTACGTGCCCGCCCATGAGCTGAACCTGCCGCTGCACACGGCCATCCAGGAAATCGCCGAAGAGTGCCTGCTGGAAACTCCGGAAGGCTGGCTCGGTGGGCGCTTCAACGACACCTGGCTACCCGCCCCCTATTCCAGCGCACTGCATTACCGCGAAGCCCTGCCGTTTCGCCTGTCGCCGCTGTCCGGCTCGGCGCGGCCGGTGCGCTGTGCCAACCTGCCACTGATCGAACGGCCACGGGCCTACGTGCACTTGCCGACCGCATCGCTGCAATTGATTTACGACTTGCGCCTGGAGGTCCCCAAGGAGGCCAAATCCCTCAGCCTGTTTCACGTCGACGAACGACTGGAAGGCGATCAACTGGTGGCCCGCCTGGATCGCAAGCGCCCCGACCTGTACCTGATGCCTTTGCGGGACGGCCACCCCACTGCCGAGCTCTACACCTTGAAAAAGGATCAATTGCACTCGGCGAGTACCCGCGGACTGTACCTGGCCGAAAGTTTTGCCCGGCAGGAAGGTTGGCTGGTGAAGGATGAGCGGATTCGCTGGAAGGACTGGGTTCGGCAGCAGGGTTTGACGCCACCGGGGAAGGATTCGGGATTGGCCCTGTTACGCGGGAAGGCAAAGCAGCTGCTGAAGAAGATTGTGCCGCGTAAAAAAGTCAGCTCCTAA
- the hldE gene encoding bifunctional D-glycero-beta-D-manno-heptose-7-phosphate kinase/D-glycero-beta-D-manno-heptose 1-phosphate adenylyltransferase HldE, with the protein MKLSMPRFDQAPVLVVGDVMLDRYWHGGTSRISPEAPVPVVKVDHIEDRPGGAANVALNIAALGAPASLVGVTGDDEAADSLVNSLKGAGVRALFQRIAHQPTIVKLRVMSRHQQLLRIDFEEPFATDALALSVQVDELLEGIKVLVLSDYGKGALKNHQVLIQAARARGIPVLADPKGKDFSIYRGASLITPNLSEFETIVGGCADEHDLVNKGAQLMRDLDLGALLVTRGEHGMTLLRPDHPALHLPARAREVFDVTGAGDTVISTLAAAIAAGEELPHAVGLANLAAGIVVGKLGTAAISAPELRRAIQRDQGSERGVLGLEQLLLAVDDARAHNEKIVFTNGCFDILHAGHVTYLEQARAQGDRLIVAVNDDASVSRLKGPGRPINSVDRRMAVLAGLGAVDWVISFAEGTPENLLREVKPDVLVKGGDYGIDQVVGADIVTAYGGTVKVLGLVENSSTTAIVEKIRQSE; encoded by the coding sequence ATGAAGTTGTCCATGCCGCGATTCGATCAAGCCCCTGTCTTGGTGGTCGGCGATGTCATGCTCGACCGTTACTGGCATGGTGGTACCTCACGGATTTCCCCTGAGGCGCCAGTACCGGTAGTCAAGGTCGATCACATCGAGGACCGCCCGGGCGGTGCCGCCAACGTTGCGTTGAACATTGCCGCCCTCGGCGCGCCGGCCTCGCTGGTCGGCGTGACTGGCGACGATGAAGCCGCCGACAGCCTGGTCAATAGCCTCAAGGGTGCCGGTGTGCGCGCATTGTTCCAGCGCATTGCCCACCAGCCGACCATCGTCAAGCTGCGGGTCATGAGCCGTCACCAGCAACTGCTGCGCATCGACTTCGAAGAACCGTTCGCCACCGACGCCCTGGCGTTGTCCGTGCAAGTCGACGAATTGCTCGAAGGCATCAAGGTGCTGGTGCTGTCCGACTACGGCAAAGGCGCGCTGAAAAACCATCAAGTGCTGATCCAGGCCGCCCGTGCCCGTGGCATTCCGGTGCTGGCCGATCCCAAGGGCAAGGATTTTTCGATCTACCGTGGCGCGAGCCTGATCACGCCGAACCTTAGCGAATTCGAAACCATCGTCGGTGGTTGCGCCGATGAGCATGATTTGGTGAACAAGGGCGCGCAGCTGATGCGCGACCTGGACCTTGGCGCCCTGTTGGTAACCCGTGGTGAACACGGCATGACCTTGCTGCGCCCGGATCATCCGGCATTGCACCTGCCGGCACGCGCCCGTGAAGTGTTCGACGTGACCGGTGCCGGGGACACGGTAATTTCTACCCTGGCCGCGGCGATTGCCGCCGGTGAAGAACTGCCGCATGCGGTGGGCCTGGCCAATTTGGCGGCAGGCATCGTGGTCGGCAAGCTCGGTACGGCGGCCATCAGCGCGCCGGAGCTGCGTCGTGCCATCCAGCGCGATCAGGGTTCAGAGCGTGGCGTGCTGGGCCTTGAACAGTTGCTGCTGGCAGTCGACGACGCCCGTGCGCATAACGAGAAAATCGTTTTCACCAACGGCTGCTTCGACATCCTGCATGCCGGGCACGTGACGTACCTGGAGCAGGCGCGGGCGCAAGGCGATCGCCTGATCGTTGCGGTCAACGACGATGCGTCGGTCAGTCGCCTGAAAGGGCCTGGTCGTCCAATCAACAGTGTCGACCGGCGCATGGCGGTGCTGGCAGGTCTGGGCGCCGTCGATTGGGTGATCAGCTTCGCTGAGGGCACACCGGAGAACCTGCTGCGCGAGGTCAAGCCGGACGTGCTGGTCAAGGGTGGGGACTACGGGATTGACCAGGTGGTCGGAGCGGACATCGTGACCGCGTACGGCGGGACCGTGAAAGTGCTGGGGCTGGTGGAAAACAGCTCCACGACTGCCATTGTCGAGAAGATCCGCCAGTCTGAATGA
- the msbA gene encoding lipid A export permease/ATP-binding protein MsbA has translation MTSPDSPAPSSLKIYLRLLSYVRPYWGMFAVSIVGFVIFASTQPMLAGILKYFVDGLSNPEAVLFPNVPYLQDLQLLMAVPLLIILIAAWQGLGSFLGNYYLAKVSLGLVHDLRVELFNKLLVLPNRYFDTHNSGHLISRITFNVTMVTGAATDAIKVVIREGLTVVFLFAYLLWMNWKLTLVMLAILPLIAVMVSSTSKKFRKQSKKIQVAMGDVTHVASETIQGYRVVRSFGGESYEKRRFAAASQGNTDKQLRMTKTGAVYTPMLQLVIYTAMAVLMFLVLFLRGDATAGDLVAYITAAGLLPKPIRQLSEVSSTIQKGVAGAESIFEQLDVEPEVDRGTVERDRVNGYLEVRNLSFTYPGTEREVLKNISFTAAPGQMIALVGRSGSGKSTLASLIPRFYHHEVGEILLDDVEIEDYRLRNLRRHVAQVTQHVTLFNDTIANNIAYGDLAGAPRADIEKAAADAYAMDFIAQMPQGLDTQVGENGVLLSGGQRQRLAIARALLKNAPLLILDEATSALDTESERHIQAALDQVMKGRTTLVIAHRLSTIEKADLILVMDHGEIVERGTHTQLLAQNGYYSRLHAMGLDTPAEDIA, from the coding sequence ATGACTAGCCCTGATTCGCCTGCGCCGTCGAGCTTGAAGATTTACCTGCGCCTGCTGTCGTATGTGCGCCCGTACTGGGGCATGTTTGCCGTCAGTATCGTTGGCTTTGTGATTTTTGCCTCGACGCAGCCGATGCTGGCCGGCATTCTCAAATACTTCGTCGATGGCCTGAGCAACCCTGAAGCGGTGCTCTTCCCCAATGTTCCCTATCTGCAAGACTTGCAGTTGCTGATGGCCGTGCCATTGCTGATCATACTGATCGCCGCGTGGCAGGGCCTCGGTTCGTTTCTTGGCAACTACTATCTGGCGAAAGTCTCGTTGGGGCTGGTCCATGACTTGCGCGTCGAGTTGTTCAACAAGTTGCTGGTGCTGCCCAACCGCTATTTCGATACCCATAACTCCGGGCACCTGATTTCGCGCATCACCTTCAACGTGACCATGGTCACCGGCGCTGCCACGGACGCCATTAAAGTGGTCATTCGTGAAGGCCTGACCGTGGTGTTTCTGTTTGCCTACCTGCTGTGGATGAACTGGAAGCTCACCCTGGTAATGCTTGCCATCCTGCCTCTGATTGCGGTCATGGTGAGTAGCACCAGCAAAAAATTCCGCAAGCAGAGCAAGAAGATCCAGGTGGCCATGGGCGATGTGACCCATGTAGCGTCCGAGACCATCCAGGGTTATCGCGTAGTGCGCAGCTTCGGTGGCGAGAGCTACGAAAAGCGACGTTTTGCCGCTGCCAGCCAGGGCAATACCGACAAGCAACTGCGCATGACCAAGACCGGCGCGGTCTATACGCCGATGTTGCAGCTGGTGATCTACACCGCCATGGCCGTGCTGATGTTCCTGGTGCTGTTCCTGCGCGGTGATGCAACCGCCGGTGACCTGGTGGCCTATATCACTGCGGCGGGTCTGCTGCCCAAGCCGATCCGGCAGCTGTCGGAAGTCAGTTCGACCATTCAGAAAGGTGTCGCCGGTGCCGAAAGCATTTTCGAGCAACTGGACGTCGAGCCGGAAGTCGACCGCGGTACCGTTGAGCGTGATCGCGTCAATGGCTACCTTGAGGTGCGCAACCTGAGCTTTACCTATCCCGGGACAGAGCGTGAGGTGCTGAAGAACATCAGCTTCACCGCAGCGCCGGGGCAGATGATCGCACTGGTGGGTCGCTCTGGTAGCGGCAAATCGACACTCGCCAGCCTGATACCGCGCTTCTACCATCATGAAGTCGGTGAGATTCTGCTCGACGATGTCGAAATCGAAGACTATCGCTTGCGCAATCTGCGTCGGCACGTCGCGCAAGTCACGCAACATGTGACCCTGTTCAACGACACCATCGCCAACAATATCGCCTATGGTGATCTGGCTGGCGCACCTCGCGCCGACATTGAAAAGGCTGCAGCGGACGCCTATGCAATGGACTTCATCGCGCAGATGCCGCAAGGCCTGGATACTCAGGTCGGGGAAAACGGCGTACTGCTGTCCGGCGGTCAGCGCCAGCGCCTGGCGATTGCCCGGGCCTTGCTGAAAAATGCTCCGTTGCTGATTCTCGACGAAGCAACCTCGGCACTCGATACCGAGTCCGAGCGCCATATCCAGGCTGCGCTGGATCAAGTCATGAAGGGGCGTACCACGCTGGTCATCGCCCACCGGTTGTCGACGATCGAAAAGGCCGACCTGATTCTGGTCATGGACCACGGCGAAATCGTCGAGCGTGGTACCCACACTCAATTGCTGGCGCAGAATGGCTACTATTCGCGCCTGCATGCGATGGGGCTCGATACGCCGGCCGAAGACATCGCCTGA